A window from bacterium encodes these proteins:
- a CDS encoding YitT family protein, which translates to RLLLSSLKERFPKLLLPDWKSSVRDYIFILVGAAVGSFGLVVLLVPYRIAPGGVGGLATVLHFLWHVPVGLTMLVFNVPLFLIGLKFLGGSFGLRTIFGIVLYSIFADLYGEILRIPIPTDNIIMALVYGAVLLGAGLGLVLRGGGSTGGTDIPARILSRYTGLSTGVSFLFFDTAIIAFAGAIFGEIDLVLYGFVALGVSIKVIDIVLDGFSYARAAIIVTDIPDIVYYQIMAGLDRGATLMKGRGMYTDVDKDVIYCVIEKREVERLKRMVRVADPKAFVVITEVHEVMGYGFRRRGSA; encoded by the coding sequence AGCGGTTATTACTCTCCTCGCTCAAGGAGCGTTTCCCCAAGCTCCTGTTGCCCGACTGGAAGTCGTCGGTGCGGGATTACATCTTTATCCTGGTGGGCGCCGCCGTGGGGAGCTTCGGCCTCGTGGTGTTACTGGTCCCTTACCGCATCGCCCCGGGCGGCGTCGGCGGACTGGCCACCGTGCTGCACTTCCTCTGGCACGTGCCGGTGGGCTTGACGATGCTCGTGTTCAACGTCCCGCTGTTCCTCATCGGCCTGAAGTTCCTCGGCGGCAGCTTCGGCCTGCGCACCATCTTCGGCATCGTGCTCTACTCCATCTTCGCCGACCTCTATGGCGAGATTCTGCGCATCCCCATCCCCACCGACAACATCATCATGGCCCTGGTCTACGGGGCGGTGCTCCTGGGGGCCGGCCTCGGGCTGGTACTCCGGGGCGGGGGCTCCACCGGCGGAACCGACATCCCCGCCCGCATCCTCTCCCGCTACACCGGGCTCTCCACCGGCGTCAGCTTCCTCTTCTTCGACACGGCGATAATCGCCTTCGCCGGCGCGATTTTCGGCGAGATTGACCTCGTCCTCTACGGCTTCGTGGCCCTGGGCGTCTCGATCAAGGTGATAGACATCGTGCTGGACGGCTTCAGCTACGCCCGGGCGGCCATCATCGTCACCGACATCCCCGACATCGTGTACTACCAGATTATGGCGGGGCTCGACCGGGGGGCCACTCTCATGAAGGGCCGGGGCATGTACACCGACGTGGACAAGGACGTCATCTACTGCGTGATTGAGAAGCGGGAGGTGGAGCGGCTCAAGCGGATGGTGAGGGTGGCGGACCCGAAGGCCTTCGTGGTCATCACCGAAGTGCACGAGGTGATGGGCTACGGTTTCCGCCGCCGCGGCTCGGCGTAG